The following proteins come from a genomic window of Chryseobacterium glaciei:
- a CDS encoding FecR family protein, whose protein sequence is MENSHDIKDLLAKYLKKNISREEYDALLEYFRKQGNEGELNELVANALTEDTPVNDNIELNEIVNSVEYKLRQKLKPTKKLLLRQYIPYAAIIIATLLGGGYLLLHYHTQKTKDEFIADVNPGHSAATLTLANGKKILLNEVSNGNIANEGGISVLKNKNGEVIYTVSESNGGVDNRANTLSTAKGETYQIVLSDGTKVWLNAATTLQYSANLREQGKRKVKLLAGEAYFEVSKDKQHPFIVEATNQEVEVLGTHFNINSYADEGRTVTTLEEGSVKVSPLNNHNEKDNIILKPGQQSLFADGNIHVREADLQTALAWKEGEIYFRDAPIQEVLRQVSRWYNIEIEYQGSPTKEVFNGGIKRSSNLSTVLRILQLSNVHFTLKKKNNSTTLIVR, encoded by the coding sequence TTGGAAAATTCCCACGATATCAAAGACCTCCTTGCTAAATACCTGAAGAAGAATATCAGTAGGGAAGAGTATGATGCCTTGCTTGAATATTTTAGGAAACAGGGTAATGAAGGTGAACTGAATGAACTTGTTGCAAATGCTTTAACAGAAGATACTCCGGTAAATGATAATATAGAATTAAATGAGATTGTAAATTCAGTAGAGTACAAACTTAGGCAGAAGTTAAAACCAACAAAAAAACTTCTATTAAGACAATATATTCCGTATGCAGCCATCATTATCGCTACTTTATTGGGTGGCGGATATCTGCTATTGCACTACCATACGCAAAAAACAAAGGATGAATTTATTGCAGATGTAAATCCCGGGCATAGTGCTGCAACGCTTACGCTTGCCAATGGAAAGAAGATTTTGCTTAATGAAGTTTCCAATGGCAATATTGCCAACGAAGGAGGCATAAGTGTTTTAAAAAATAAAAATGGAGAGGTAATTTATACCGTCTCCGAATCAAATGGGGGTGTAGATAACCGAGCAAACACACTCTCAACTGCTAAAGGGGAAACCTATCAAATTGTGCTGTCTGACGGCACCAAAGTGTGGCTTAACGCCGCTACCACTTTACAGTATTCTGCCAACCTGAGAGAGCAGGGAAAGCGGAAAGTAAAGCTGTTGGCTGGCGAAGCCTACTTTGAAGTAAGCAAAGATAAGCAGCATCCTTTTATTGTTGAAGCCACAAATCAGGAAGTTGAGGTTCTGGGAACCCACTTCAACATCAACAGCTATGCTGACGAAGGACGTACTGTGACCACCCTTGAAGAGGGTTCGGTCAAAGTTTCGCCTCTGAACAATCATAATGAAAAGGATAATATCATCTTAAAACCCGGGCAGCAATCTTTATTTGCTGACGGAAATATACATGTCCGTGAAGCTGATTTGCAGACTGCACTGGCATGGAAGGAAGGCGAAATTTATTTCAGGGATGCACCGATTCAGGAAGTGCTTAGGCAGGTTAGCCGCTGGTACAATATTGAAATCGAATATCAGGGCAGTCCAACCAAAGAAGTATTTAATGGTGGTATTAAGCGTAGTTCAAATCTGTCGACAGTACTTCGTATTCTCCAATTGAGCAACGTTCATTTTACCCTAAAGAAAAAAAATAATAGTACAACCCTAATCGTCAGGTAG
- a CDS encoding RNA polymerase sigma factor — translation MKSLPIIDEKELLLRLRNGEYSAFEIIYSNHKKKIAYRLLRLLNSGDLVEDILQELFIRLWNNREGIDVEKPIEAYLYRIATNLVNDYFREVSRDKKLAEELWHRISELYNPFEEVSQVSADSELFRSIDRLPEQRKKVFLLCKLEKKSYSEVSRLLEISEAAVNDHITKANRFLRENYDKAIPFAVVLFCHHLIG, via the coding sequence ATGAAATCCTTACCCATAATCGATGAAAAAGAATTGCTGCTCAGGCTGCGGAATGGGGAGTATAGTGCCTTTGAAATAATATATTCAAATCATAAAAAAAAGATAGCCTATCGGCTTTTAAGGTTGCTCAATTCTGGGGATCTGGTTGAGGATATTTTACAGGAACTTTTTATCAGGTTATGGAATAACAGAGAAGGAATTGATGTTGAAAAACCTATTGAAGCATACTTATACCGTATTGCAACTAATCTTGTAAATGATTATTTTAGAGAAGTCTCTAGAGATAAGAAGCTGGCTGAAGAATTATGGCACCGCATTTCCGAACTATATAATCCTTTTGAGGAAGTATCTCAGGTAAGTGCAGACAGCGAACTTTTCCGTTCAATTGACCGACTTCCTGAACAGCGTAAAAAAGTCTTTCTTCTTTGCAAGCTGGAAAAGAAAAGTTATTCTGAGGTCAGTAGACTCCTAGAGATTTCGGAAGCTGCCGTTAATGATCATATCACCAAAGCAAACAGATTCCTACGAGAAAATTACGATAAAGCTATTCCATTTGCCGTAGTTTTATTCTGTCATCATCTAATCGGATAG
- a CDS encoding helix-turn-helix domain-containing protein codes for MNFGEKIKELRESQGLLQRQLAANLEIDTPMFSKIERGERKAKREQVEQLAVLLNTDKPALFSIWLADQILDLIQNEPQANEAIEMVKKELTKA; via the coding sequence ATGAACTTCGGTGAAAAAATAAAAGAACTGAGAGAAAGTCAAGGTTTATTGCAGCGACAGTTGGCTGCCAATCTTGAAATAGACACGCCCATGTTTAGCAAAATTGAACGTGGTGAGCGGAAAGCAAAAAGAGAACAGGTAGAACAACTTGCAGTGCTTCTCAATACAGATAAACCTGCTTTATTTTCTATATGGTTGGCTGATCAAATTTTGGATTTGATACAAAATGAGCCTCAAGCAAATGAGGCAATTGAAATGGTAAAAAAAGAACTAACGAAAGCATGA
- a CDS encoding HsdM family class I SAM-dependent methyltransferase, with translation MSINILKYESDVWRTADLLIGAGIKQSDFPKYMMPYFALLMVESRLIREAKRLEEEIGKDNIDDFVEEFQLAGLGYNDYIIRKGKSLKDICQNDKGFDSDFHLYLKSFDPETKYLLGVDKGTEDEKFLDISGISGQLKKKRILFETVQAWSEIDLTPFNNSEITTLEEHIKRKWADISAETSGEQYTPDDIISLISELIASKIEDNGKFLTIYDPTCGGGNLLFGVEDKIKEKFKRPTKTFGEDWSDSLYALAKIESRFRADSEIKYGNTLTNISFIEKRFDIVVANPPYGVDWKGYQKDIKNDTTERFVALPSISDGQFLFTQHILYQLASDGFSVVVHNGSTLFSGDAGSGESTIRKHFFDNDWVEGIIQMPTDEFFNTGIYTYLWIFNKNKPLDRKDKVILINASDLYEPLKKSKGKKRKQMNQSNRTDIVRAFTEFADNEFCKVFDKWHFYYNRQSIMLTNIDANGNFIEMPVKENISGEKTEVKSIKISPTKIIVTDESDTFLFDRFEISDFEKSKYTSLEAFFNDEIKPSISALDYKEQNLIVNTEKAVYWYDSDKDTIIEEVGKKKTELGCGKIVIKSVLKKATKTKEAYIAITVELTLDLQKDYEIIPYSVDSVENSKRIVDFMAKYITKPFEYLENVIGVEINFNKVFYTPEKLRSIEDINIELNALEEELSNLERELKL, from the coding sequence ATGAGCATTAATATTCTGAAATACGAATCAGACGTTTGGCGTACAGCCGATTTACTTATAGGAGCAGGAATAAAACAGAGTGATTTTCCTAAATATATGATGCCCTACTTTGCATTACTTATGGTAGAAAGTAGACTGATAAGGGAAGCTAAAAGATTAGAAGAAGAAATTGGGAAAGACAATATTGATGATTTTGTAGAGGAGTTCCAACTTGCAGGATTAGGATACAATGACTACATCATTCGAAAAGGAAAATCGCTTAAAGATATTTGCCAAAATGACAAAGGATTCGATTCTGATTTTCACTTATATTTAAAGTCCTTCGATCCCGAAACAAAATATTTATTAGGAGTTGACAAAGGGACAGAAGATGAAAAATTTCTGGATATTTCAGGAATAAGTGGTCAGCTAAAAAAGAAAAGAATATTATTTGAGACCGTACAAGCCTGGAGTGAGATAGACCTTACCCCGTTTAATAATTCTGAAATTACTACTCTTGAAGAACATATTAAAAGAAAGTGGGCTGATATTTCAGCAGAAACATCAGGAGAGCAATATACCCCTGACGATATTATATCGCTTATCTCTGAATTAATTGCCTCCAAAATAGAGGATAATGGAAAGTTTCTTACAATATATGACCCTACATGTGGGGGTGGAAACTTACTTTTTGGTGTGGAAGACAAGATCAAAGAAAAATTTAAAAGACCAACAAAAACATTCGGTGAAGATTGGAGTGATAGCCTTTATGCTTTGGCAAAGATAGAGAGCCGATTTAGGGCCGATTCCGAAATAAAATACGGAAATACCCTAACGAATATTTCTTTCATTGAAAAACGCTTTGATATTGTTGTCGCAAACCCACCCTATGGTGTGGATTGGAAAGGATATCAAAAGGACATCAAAAATGACACTACAGAACGTTTTGTAGCTTTGCCATCGATATCTGATGGCCAGTTCCTTTTTACACAACACATACTTTATCAGCTGGCCAGTGACGGTTTTTCAGTAGTAGTCCACAATGGTTCTACCCTCTTTAGTGGCGATGCAGGGAGCGGTGAAAGTACAATACGTAAACATTTTTTTGATAATGATTGGGTAGAAGGAATCATTCAAATGCCGACAGATGAATTTTTCAACACCGGTATCTATACTTATCTATGGATATTCAACAAGAATAAACCACTTGACAGAAAAGATAAGGTTATTCTCATTAACGCCAGTGACCTTTATGAACCTCTTAAAAAAAGCAAGGGTAAGAAGCGTAAGCAAATGAATCAAAGTAATAGAACAGATATTGTGAGGGCATTCACAGAATTTGCGGATAATGAGTTCTGTAAAGTGTTCGACAAGTGGCATTTCTACTACAATAGGCAGAGCATTATGCTTACAAATATTGATGCAAATGGTAACTTCATCGAAATGCCTGTGAAGGAAAATATTTCTGGTGAAAAAACTGAGGTCAAATCAATTAAGATTTCTCCAACAAAAATTATCGTTACTGATGAATCTGATACATTTCTTTTTGATAGATTCGAAATCAGTGACTTTGAAAAATCCAAATACACTTCTTTAGAAGCATTCTTTAATGACGAAATCAAACCTTCGATTTCAGCATTGGATTACAAAGAGCAAAATTTAATAGTAAACACTGAAAAAGCTGTCTATTGGTATGACTCCGATAAAGATACTATTATAGAAGAAGTAGGCAAAAAGAAAACTGAACTAGGTTGTGGGAAAATAGTAATTAAAAGCGTTTTAAAAAAAGCTACAAAGACTAAGGAAGCCTACATTGCCATAACAGTAGAACTGACCCTGGATTTACAGAAAGATTATGAAATTATTCCATATTCTGTAGACTCTGTGGAAAACTCGAAAAGAATAGTTGATTTTATGGCAAAGTACATTACTAAACCATTTGAGTATTTAGAAAATGTAATTGGAGTGGAAATCAACTTCAATAAGGTTTTCTACACACCAGAAAAACTAAGAAGTATTGAAGATATTAATATTGAACTAAATGCTTTGGAAGAAGAGTTGTCCAATCTAGAACGTGAATTGAAATTATGA
- a CDS encoding restriction endonuclease subunit S — protein sequence MKRYSSYKNSGINWLTKIPGEWSVLRVKDIVKKIGSGVTPKGGSEVYVDSGIPLLRSQNIYDDGLRIDDVSFIDLETHQKMKNSQLKPQDILINITGASIGRTCILPESMSTANINQHIIYLRIHKTLVPFISYYLKSNSIKEYINLIQAGTSKEALNMSQVLTIPILIPKHQEQIAIFNCLERKVQAIDKKIELLHKKIICYRELRKSLINKLVTNGLNKDIQLKASGVDYIGKIPKNWTVERIKDHFYIGRGRVIGQEALSENGRYPVFSSQTENNGCLGYIKTYDYNTDLLTWTTDGANAGTVFRRKGKFNCTNVCGTLIPKRKNLDLDYVVYALQESATHNKRIDTNGAKIMNGEMAVIKIAFPSLDEQKDIANILDIKTAKIDQIIFNLKKQISTFKEFRKTLIDDVVTGKTKVTND from the coding sequence ATGAAAAGGTATAGTTCATATAAGAATTCAGGAATAAATTGGTTGACGAAAATTCCTGGCGAATGGTCTGTGTTACGAGTAAAGGATATTGTAAAAAAAATAGGAAGTGGTGTAACCCCAAAAGGGGGAAGTGAAGTCTATGTAGATTCTGGAATTCCATTGTTGAGAAGCCAAAATATATATGATGATGGTCTTCGAATAGATGATGTTTCATTTATCGACTTGGAAACACATCAAAAAATGAAAAACTCTCAATTAAAGCCCCAAGATATTCTTATCAATATTACCGGTGCTTCAATTGGTCGGACTTGCATTTTACCAGAATCCATGTCTACAGCAAACATTAACCAACATATAATTTACTTAAGAATTCATAAGACTTTGGTACCATTCATTTCGTACTATCTCAAATCCAATTCGATAAAGGAATATATTAATTTAATTCAAGCTGGGACCTCAAAAGAGGCATTGAACATGAGCCAAGTCCTGACTATACCAATCTTAATTCCAAAACATCAGGAACAAATTGCCATTTTCAACTGTCTGGAGAGAAAAGTCCAAGCTATCGACAAAAAGATAGAATTACTACATAAAAAAATTATTTGCTACAGAGAATTGCGAAAAAGCTTAATTAACAAGCTAGTTACTAATGGATTGAATAAAGATATTCAGTTAAAAGCAAGTGGAGTTGATTATATCGGAAAAATACCGAAAAATTGGACGGTTGAAAGGATAAAAGATCATTTTTATATTGGCAGGGGAAGAGTAATTGGCCAGGAAGCATTATCAGAAAATGGCAGGTATCCGGTTTTTTCATCACAAACAGAAAATAATGGTTGTTTAGGTTATATAAAAACTTATGATTACAATACCGATTTATTGACATGGACAACTGACGGAGCTAATGCTGGAACGGTATTTAGAAGAAAAGGAAAATTCAACTGTACAAATGTGTGTGGTACCCTGATTCCCAAGCGAAAAAATTTAGATTTAGATTATGTTGTTTATGCTCTTCAAGAAAGTGCTACACATAATAAAAGAATCGACACTAATGGAGCAAAGATTATGAACGGTGAAATGGCTGTTATAAAGATTGCATTCCCTAGTTTAGATGAGCAAAAAGATATTGCAAATATTTTAGATATTAAAACAGCAAAGATCGATCAGATCATTTTTAATTTAAAGAAACAAATCAGCACATTTAAAGAGTTTAGAAAAACGCTTATAGACGATGTTGTAACTGGAAAAACAAAGGTAACAAACGATTGA
- a CDS encoding DEAD/DEAH box helicase family protein, whose amino-acid sequence MKELDLQDKYLINFLCERPDGLLYKEAKANTVSPNFFIIEDLKHFISETELNKSNYKKLLKKFSTEKDLLNAFTQFLDEKIKSSMNMAIFINTNKSVTFEGIKLHLFYPSGSEFEEDKLFDQNIFSVVQEMPYTFKYEGKQYFSFRPDLSFFVNGIFLGYSELKSNWTNQTATKNGRRKVSNDYLNAVQAYLTIADKNDFSQSIRKDFLKIFEKAIHITSTDISQTYVIRNIANQFEEIKATVNIGSYDFEQYEKKILKDFKSYPLRNKEASKTERFEEVFKALYDKKMIEKEILYYNFIERELIKKEGSKTKEYKHNDGRLISPRPKQKFGTDKVLSKINEFLEHESEPDYFIRKLEKELKDKGLGDNQINELLAKRQKYQNNKTVYSLLLQYAAGFGKSNIIGWTALQLKDLRKDGQYIYDKVMLVVDRLQLRDQLDSKLHNMNIQKGMFIEATDKKSFIAALSSDKRIVIVNLQKFTSVNNILDAAIVKKLSTLRIAFLIDEIHRSNSGIQHDEMISVFDELQSSFDQSKEYQEQHTKKNLIVGFTATPSDHTLARFGEFNKYAESEKIWVPFDSYTMREAIEDGYILNPIKGIVPVSSKMFFEIPDNELEGFEGDLGYGFEEIPDDTDTGIDEEGKKYAIRKKKIYGNSQRIEAISKFIVERLLSSVYHNIRGTAKAMLAVSSIPAAIKYKGFIDKHFSELVKEKKYERFADAPVYIVYSDSQEHRSASGLNGGLNEEKVLQNFAVKKNGLIIVVDKLQTGFDEPKLHTLFLDKEIKGINAIQTISRVNRTTKYKNDCKIIDFSYKNVNVKNIKAAFEHFSNVVVSDFDPLGDEDKLVDVYKELNTHPIFKTHFPQFRAYHTTNPDVSLIIGIEDALDDYIRNSEEESRMLKEKVLQYFKILNLIEFVIELDPKYSEKLLLDFWHKYNMLYNQINKQSEIIDDVDIYFDNRIGIVAPADPKQKDNKPKNPSPTNSDQPNKYKYNILKVIEKRNQEEEAIAELIADFESKITLLFEFIKQDDTGQRLIAKINDDGSAFSQEEIYSDFFRLYRKFTIRNKDLGDFFIRETKDILSQLCDDFERVLKKNTSKKITELAEGYIYLDTDDLNAAKNIFEKYSFFAESLGFKITDEGIFEQGSWIKKGIKMVQDFFKQEEVQEIYSKGKRSLELAYIEKVQAEIDGLKVGAAAQLLESVKGTTNVAVKLGSIVLIKAEINGHEQTLIFDLSDEQRQNLEKNGFLLNQPQELLKYLNN is encoded by the coding sequence ATGAAAGAATTAGATTTACAAGATAAATACCTTATCAACTTTCTGTGTGAAAGACCTGACGGACTTTTATACAAAGAGGCCAAAGCCAATACCGTATCCCCTAATTTCTTCATCATTGAAGATCTGAAACACTTCATTTCTGAAACTGAGTTAAATAAAAGCAACTATAAAAAATTACTGAAAAAGTTTAGTACCGAGAAAGACCTACTAAATGCCTTTACCCAATTCCTGGATGAGAAAATCAAATCATCCATGAATATGGCTATTTTTATTAATACAAATAAATCGGTGACTTTCGAGGGTATAAAGCTTCACTTATTTTATCCGAGTGGTAGTGAGTTCGAGGAGGATAAACTCTTCGACCAGAATATTTTTTCCGTAGTTCAGGAAATGCCCTACACCTTTAAGTATGAAGGCAAGCAATATTTTTCGTTCCGCCCTGATTTATCATTTTTCGTTAATGGTATATTCTTAGGCTATAGTGAATTAAAAAGTAATTGGACAAATCAAACAGCAACTAAAAATGGACGTAGAAAGGTAAGTAACGATTACCTGAATGCTGTTCAAGCCTACTTAACCATCGCTGATAAAAACGATTTTTCCCAGTCTATTCGTAAAGACTTCCTGAAAATTTTTGAGAAGGCCATTCACATCACATCTACTGATATTTCTCAAACATATGTGATAAGAAACATTGCCAATCAATTTGAAGAAATTAAAGCTACAGTAAACATTGGTAGTTACGATTTTGAACAGTATGAAAAAAAGATTTTAAAAGACTTTAAGTCATATCCTCTTAGAAACAAAGAAGCTTCAAAGACAGAACGATTTGAGGAGGTTTTCAAAGCACTATATGATAAAAAAATGATAGAGAAAGAAATTCTCTACTACAATTTCATAGAACGGGAACTGATTAAAAAAGAGGGAAGTAAAACAAAAGAATATAAACACAATGATGGTAGATTGATCAGCCCACGGCCAAAACAGAAATTTGGCACCGATAAAGTACTTTCAAAAATAAACGAATTCCTGGAACATGAAAGTGAACCTGATTACTTCATTCGGAAACTTGAAAAGGAATTAAAGGATAAGGGACTTGGTGACAATCAAATCAATGAACTTCTTGCCAAAAGGCAAAAATATCAAAACAACAAGACCGTTTATTCTCTCCTTTTGCAATACGCAGCCGGATTTGGCAAAAGTAACATAATAGGCTGGACAGCTTTACAGTTGAAGGACCTTCGTAAAGATGGCCAGTATATTTATGACAAAGTAATGTTGGTAGTAGACAGGTTACAGCTTAGAGATCAATTGGATTCTAAACTGCATAACATGAATATTCAGAAAGGAATGTTCATTGAGGCCACAGACAAAAAAAGTTTCATTGCTGCCCTTAGTAGTGATAAAAGAATCGTGATTGTTAACCTGCAAAAGTTCACTTCGGTAAATAACATCTTGGATGCAGCTATCGTTAAGAAACTATCAACTCTAAGAATTGCATTTTTAATTGATGAGATACATAGAAGCAACAGTGGCATTCAGCATGATGAAATGATCAGTGTATTTGATGAGCTACAGAGCAGCTTCGACCAAAGCAAGGAATATCAGGAACAGCATACAAAAAAGAATTTGATCGTCGGCTTCACCGCTACTCCGAGTGATCATACTTTAGCCCGATTTGGAGAATTTAATAAATACGCAGAATCAGAAAAAATATGGGTTCCATTTGATAGCTATACTATGCGTGAGGCTATTGAAGACGGCTATATTCTAAATCCGATTAAAGGAATTGTTCCCGTCTCTTCAAAAATGTTCTTTGAAATACCTGACAACGAATTGGAAGGCTTTGAGGGCGATTTAGGATATGGATTTGAAGAAATACCGGATGATACAGATACAGGGATTGATGAAGAAGGGAAAAAATACGCCATTCGTAAAAAGAAAATATATGGTAACTCGCAACGAATAGAAGCAATATCTAAATTCATCGTTGAACGTTTACTTTCATCTGTTTATCACAATATAAGAGGTACAGCAAAAGCAATGCTGGCAGTATCCTCTATCCCGGCTGCCATAAAATACAAAGGCTTTATTGACAAACACTTTTCAGAATTAGTAAAGGAGAAAAAATATGAACGTTTTGCTGATGCCCCGGTTTATATTGTTTATTCAGACAGCCAAGAACACAGAAGCGCAAGTGGCTTAAACGGCGGCTTAAATGAAGAGAAGGTTTTACAGAACTTTGCTGTTAAGAAAAATGGCTTGATAATCGTCGTCGACAAGCTTCAAACCGGATTTGATGAGCCAAAACTTCATACACTTTTCTTAGATAAGGAGATCAAAGGGATTAATGCCATTCAAACTATTTCCAGAGTAAACAGAACTACGAAATATAAGAACGATTGCAAAATCATAGATTTTTCGTATAAAAATGTAAATGTAAAAAACATCAAAGCTGCGTTTGAGCACTTCAGCAATGTTGTTGTATCTGATTTCGATCCATTGGGTGATGAAGATAAGCTAGTCGACGTTTACAAGGAATTGAATACACACCCAATATTCAAAACTCACTTTCCACAATTCAGGGCATATCACACCACAAATCCAGATGTTTCCTTGATTATAGGTATTGAAGATGCTTTGGATGATTATATTCGAAACTCCGAAGAAGAGAGCAGAATGTTAAAGGAAAAAGTTTTACAATACTTTAAAATACTGAATCTCATTGAATTTGTCATAGAATTAGACCCAAAGTACAGTGAGAAGCTATTATTGGATTTTTGGCACAAATACAATATGCTTTATAATCAAATTAATAAGCAATCAGAAATTATCGATGATGTAGATATCTATTTCGATAATAGAATTGGTATAGTTGCCCCCGCAGATCCAAAACAAAAAGATAACAAACCAAAGAATCCAAGCCCAACGAACTCAGATCAACCGAACAAATACAAATACAATATTCTAAAAGTTATTGAGAAACGCAATCAGGAAGAAGAAGCAATTGCTGAGTTAATAGCAGATTTTGAAAGTAAAATCACTTTGCTGTTTGAGTTTATCAAGCAAGATGATACTGGCCAAAGACTTATTGCAAAAATCAATGATGACGGGTCAGCATTTTCACAAGAGGAGATCTATTCAGATTTCTTTAGATTATATCGAAAATTTACTATTCGCAATAAGGATTTGGGGGACTTCTTTATTCGGGAAACGAAAGATATTTTAAGTCAGTTATGTGATGACTTTGAAAGAGTTTTGAAAAAGAACACATCCAAAAAGATTACGGAATTAGCAGAAGGATACATTTATTTAGATACTGACGATCTAAATGCTGCCAAAAATATTTTTGAAAAATATAGCTTTTTCGCAGAATCATTAGGATTCAAAATTACTGACGAAGGAATATTCGAACAAGGTTCTTGGATAAAGAAGGGAATCAAAATGGTTCAAGACTTTTTCAAACAGGAAGAGGTTCAAGAAATTTACAGTAAAGGTAAAAGGAGTTTGGAACTAGCCTATATTGAAAAAGTTCAGGCTGAGATCGATGGATTAAAAGTAGGTGCAGCTGCCCAACTTTTAGAAAGTGTAAAAGGCACTACCAATGTGGCAGTTAAGCTTGGTTCCATTGTGTTAATAAAAGCAGAAATAAATGGTCATGAGCAAACATTAATTTTTGATCTATCAGATGAGCAACGTCAAAATCTTGAAAAAAACGGGTTTCTACTCAATCAGCCACAAGAACTATTAAAATACTTAAATAACTGA